In the genome of Anabaena cylindrica PCC 7122, the window CCAGTGAAAAGTTTTTGCTGTGCGTAATGCTACTGGTTCACCTTGCAGATTGGGGACTAAATGCCGTCCCGAAAACAGAACTCCCCCAAATTCGCGATAATATAGACATGAGGAGCCTGGAGAATGTCCAGGTGTCCAGATAGCTTGTGTGGTGGCATCAAGAGTAAATTCTTGATTAAAGGTAGTAACATTTAAGCCAGGTAACAAATAAGCTTCTTGCTCTTGAATGAGAATCTCACAATCAAGGGCTTGTTGAATTTCTGCTGTTTTACCAATAGCACCACGATGAGTTATGAACAACCAACGTACGCCTTTTTCTGTTTGTGCAGTTTGCCCCAGGCATTCCCAAAAATCCTGATTAATTTGCTCTAAAGACGGGCAGTCGATGAGAATATTACCTTCATTTCTTACAATAAGATAAGAAGTTCCTCCTAATGTATCTCGATTTGGTGGCAAGGCAAAAATTTTGTTGATGCCCAAGTCAGTAAATTCTGTTTCTGTTGAATTAGCAGGGATTTCTCCTACTGGCATTTGACCAGAAAGTACAGTTTGAGGAGGCTTAATTGGATAACTTGTTTGTTGAAGTGCGGGAGACATAAATCAAATAATTTCAAAATCAAGAATTCTGATTTTGTGGTAGGTCTCTTTAATTAGGAGTACTACTACCCCAAAAGAATTTTTGTCGGTTAAGGCGTTTCCAATGTACAGAATAACCCATATCACCTGAGTTCGGAGTTCTGAGTTCTGAGTTCGGAGACGCTACGCGAACGGAGTTATGATTTTTAAGAGCGAGAGAATAAGGGTTTGAAACTCTACTGGGGGCGAGTTTTCCACAAATTATCTTATATCGAACTCAGTATGACATCAGTCCAATTTTCAACCGTTTGCAGTATAACTTCTGTGTTCCTACTTCCTTGATCATGAACTCCTGTTTGCGTCAGCGTCTTGGCAGGAAATAGCGAGGCAGTCCTGAACTACTTTTTTTGTCCAAATTAGTGAACATAACATGGCATTTTGGTTTCTTCTCTTACTGGGTCTAGCTACTTATCTCATAGTGCAGCGCAGCGTTGCTCATATCACCCGCACACCAGTGTGGTTATTGTGGCTGGTGTTAATGACACCTGCATTGATCTTAAGCGGTTGGACATTGATTTATGGTGTCAAACAACCACCTCCACCAGGGCTGATTATCTGGCCTTTGGTGGTTTCTCTACTGCTATACTGGTTTTTATTTCTATCAGGGCGTAGAGTACCAGGAGATGCCCAGACTCAAGGACAAATGACAGGATCACCATCAGCTAATAATCCTACCTCCGAAGCATCACCAGTGCGTCCCATTGAGCCGGCAGAAGAAACTAATTTGCGAAATTGTTTCCCTTGGTCTGTATACTACCTACAAAACATTGAGTATCGACCCCAAGCGGTGATTTGTCGTGGTCAGTTGCGAACCAAGGCCAATCAAGCTTATCACCAAATTAAAACAAATATTGAAGAGCAATTTGGCGATCGCTTTTTGGTGATATTCCAAGAAGGTATGAATGATAAACCCTTCTTTGTACTCGTTCCCAATTCCCAAGCGGCTAAACAAAATACAAACCGCGCTTCAGAAAATTTAACTCAAGCCGCAGTAGCCCTTTCATTGTTGTTACTGACTTTATTCACCACCACCTTAATCGGCTCGCAAATTGCTGGGGTGGAATTAACGAAACTCAAATCTGACCTCACTCTACTCACAAATGGTTTACCCTACGCCTTAGGATTAATCACCATCTTGGGTATCCATGAACTAGGTCACTATTTCACGGCTCGATTCCATAAAATTCGCTCGACCTTGCCATATTTTATCCCTGTGCCTTTTTTCTTAGGAACTTTTGGCGCATTTATTCAAATGCGTAGTCCCATTCCCCACCGCAAAGCGTTATTTGATGTCAGTATTGCTGGGCCGATTGCTGGTTTTATCGCCACTTTACCTTTACTGATCTGGGGTTTAGCTCATTCGGAAGTAGTACCTTTGAGCGAAAAAATGGGACTATTAAACCCCAATGCCCTGAATCCCAAATATTCAATTTTATTAGCATTGCTTTCAAAATTAGCCTTGGGAAGTGAATTAACCGCCCAATCTGCCTTGAATTTACACCCCGTGGCAGTAGCTGGATTTTTAGGACTGATTGTCACAGCATTAAATTTGATGCCCGTGGGACAACTTGATGGAGGTCATATTGTTCATGCCATGTTTGGACAACGCACAGCAGTTATCATTGGTCAAATCGCTCGTTTGTTGTTACTCATGCTGTCTTTTATTCGTAGAGAATTTTTGTTGTGGGCAATTCTATTATTATTTATTCCCTTAATTGATGAGCCAGCGCTGAACGATGTCACAGAACTGGATAACGGACGTGATATTTTGGGATTAAGTGCGATCGCTTTATTATTAATAATAATCCTGCCACTACCTCAATTCTTGGCTCGTGTGTTGCAGATTTAGAACAACTCTCAGTTGTTCATTACCATAATTGCGGTATGAATTATGTTATGCCTACGGCACGCTGCGCGAACGCGCAAAGGGGCAAAGCCACAAAGTTTGA includes:
- a CDS encoding MBL fold metallo-hydrolase, producing MSPALQQTSYPIKPPQTVLSGQMPVGEIPANSTETEFTDLGINKIFALPPNRDTLGGTSYLIVRNEGNILIDCPSLEQINQDFWECLGQTAQTEKGVRWLFITHRGAIGKTAEIQQALDCEILIQEQEAYLLPGLNVTTFNQEFTLDATTQAIWTPGHSPGSSCLYYREFGGVLFSGRHLVPNLQGEPVALRTAKTFHWPRQLKSVQALCDRFTPETLQYICPGGNIGFLRGKHFIDQAYQRLEAGGRGQEAGSREQEEER
- a CDS encoding site-2 protease family protein, producing MAFWFLLLLGLATYLIVQRSVAHITRTPVWLLWLVLMTPALILSGWTLIYGVKQPPPPGLIIWPLVVSLLLYWFLFLSGRRVPGDAQTQGQMTGSPSANNPTSEASPVRPIEPAEETNLRNCFPWSVYYLQNIEYRPQAVICRGQLRTKANQAYHQIKTNIEEQFGDRFLVIFQEGMNDKPFFVLVPNSQAAKQNTNRASENLTQAAVALSLLLLTLFTTTLIGSQIAGVELTKLKSDLTLLTNGLPYALGLITILGIHELGHYFTARFHKIRSTLPYFIPVPFFLGTFGAFIQMRSPIPHRKALFDVSIAGPIAGFIATLPLLIWGLAHSEVVPLSEKMGLLNPNALNPKYSILLALLSKLALGSELTAQSALNLHPVAVAGFLGLIVTALNLMPVGQLDGGHIVHAMFGQRTAVIIGQIARLLLLMLSFIRREFLLWAILLLFIPLIDEPALNDVTELDNGRDILGLSAIALLLIIILPLPQFLARVLQI